Proteins encoded together in one Candidatus Nitrosocaldus cavascurensis window:
- the gatB gene encoding Asp-tRNA(Asn)/Glu-tRNA(Gln) amidotransferase subunit GatB, with protein MTQSADKVMIGLEIHCQLTALKSKLFCPCPADYRGKEPNVNVCPICLGMPGTLPLLNRRAVEYAVMLAFALNCKIASRIAFYRKNYFYPDLPKNFQITQYNAYEQASVGADGYMELDDPSSSDGIGKVIRIRRIQLEEDPGRLVYDGSIGTSNYALVDYNRAGVALVEIVTEPDFNAPNEVRLFLNRLASILEHLGICNPALDGAVRCDANVSIGGHARVEIKNINSFRDVERAIAFEIARQRSLTARGIEVRSETRHWDDARRITVQARVKEEEEDYRYFPEPDIPSMVLSSSDLDAIRAGMPELPHARIERFVRVYALARDTAKILVGEKYIADLFEESIKYYGNARSIANWIVTDLKGYLERYGGSNSSNDGSNNNNSSRKSSDGSDNSSNVNYAGILTRITPKHIAELAVLVDSGKINRTMAKQIMQKMISTGMLPSTIIQGMDDVDMLSNRDELAGIVDRVMEEERKAVMDAISNEKTLNYLLGKVMKYSKGRADPKLVLSILKERIVNLRSNQ; from the coding sequence ATGACCCAATCTGCAGATAAGGTAATGATAGGGCTTGAGATACACTGCCAGTTGACTGCTTTGAAGAGCAAACTCTTCTGCCCATGTCCAGCAGATTATAGAGGTAAGGAGCCTAACGTTAATGTATGCCCTATATGCCTTGGTATGCCTGGTACACTCCCATTACTCAACAGAAGGGCTGTAGAGTATGCTGTGATGCTTGCATTTGCATTAAACTGTAAGATAGCAAGCAGGATAGCATTCTACAGGAAGAACTACTTCTACCCTGATCTTCCAAAGAACTTCCAGATAACCCAGTACAATGCATATGAGCAGGCTAGTGTTGGTGCTGATGGCTACATGGAGTTGGATGATCCTAGTAGTAGTGATGGCATAGGTAAAGTGATAAGGATAAGGAGGATCCAACTTGAAGAGGACCCTGGAAGGCTTGTTTACGATGGTAGCATAGGTACATCAAACTATGCCCTTGTTGATTACAATAGGGCTGGTGTAGCACTTGTAGAGATAGTTACTGAGCCAGACTTCAATGCACCAAACGAGGTTAGGCTCTTCCTAAACAGGCTAGCATCGATACTTGAGCATCTAGGCATATGTAACCCTGCTCTTGATGGTGCTGTTAGGTGTGATGCAAATGTATCCATAGGAGGGCATGCAAGGGTTGAGATAAAGAACATCAACTCGTTCAGGGATGTTGAGAGGGCAATAGCATTTGAGATAGCAAGGCAGAGGAGCCTTACTGCTAGAGGTATAGAGGTGAGGAGTGAGACTAGGCATTGGGATGATGCTAGGAGGATAACTGTACAGGCTAGGGTAAAGGAGGAGGAAGAGGATTATAGATACTTCCCAGAGCCAGATATACCAAGCATGGTCTTGAGCAGTAGTGATCTAGATGCTATAAGAGCAGGGATGCCAGAGTTACCCCATGCAAGGATTGAGAGGTTTGTAAGGGTATATGCTCTAGCAAGGGATACTGCTAAGATACTGGTTGGTGAGAAGTATATTGCAGATCTATTCGAGGAGAGTATCAAGTACTATGGTAATGCTAGATCTATAGCAAACTGGATAGTTACTGATCTTAAAGGCTATCTGGAGAGGTATGGTGGTAGCAATAGTAGTAATGATGGTAGCAATAATAATAATAGTAGTAGAAAGAGTAGTGATGGTAGTGATAACAGCAGTAACGTTAACTATGCTGGAATCCTTACAAGGATTACCCCAAAGCATATAGCAGAACTTGCAGTACTTGTTGACTCTGGCAAGATAAATAGGACTATGGCAAAGCAGATAATGCAGAAGATGATCTCTACAGGGATGCTACCATCCACAATAATACAGGGTATGGATGATGTTGATATGCTTAGCAACAGGGATGAGTTAGCAGGTATAGTGGATAGGGTCATGGAGGAGGAGAGGAAGGCTGTCATGGATGCTATAAGCAATGAGAAGACACTCAACTACCTGCTAGGCAAGGTTATGAAGTACAGCAAGGGTAGAGCAGATCCAAAGTTGGTATTAAGCATATTAAAGGAGAGGATAGTAAATCTCAGATCAAACCAATGA